Proteins co-encoded in one Mycobacterium mantenii genomic window:
- a CDS encoding dihydrodiol dehydrogenase — MDDDLQRLLDGAVGEAICLANEFTEVLVRRVDTRNGSRLLISAPKSGRWITLDALEVEALTWQNPRTLAAMVGNSHEPLLPEEGEPPR; from the coding sequence ATGGACGATGACCTGCAGCGGCTGCTGGACGGCGCGGTCGGCGAAGCGATCTGCCTCGCAAACGAATTCACCGAAGTTTTGGTGCGCCGGGTCGACACCCGAAACGGGTCACGGCTGTTGATCAGCGCACCCAAATCCGGGCGGTGGATCACCCTGGACGCGCTCGAGGTCGAGGCATTGACGTGGCAGAACCCCCGTACGCTGGCTGCCATGGTCGGCAATTCCCACGAGCCGCTGCTCCCCGAAGAAGGCGAACCTCCGCGATGA
- a CDS encoding 3-phenylpropionate/cinnamic acid dioxygenase subunit beta, translating to MRKPLPFNDIRHLEAHQFLVDEAYLLDAQDYAVWLDTLTADVRYAMPVRVTTARGAGFGASAERGPGMHHFDEDKYSLSQRVARLGTEHAWAEDPPSRLRHFVTNVRTFTGDDEAHLLVESAELLFRSRGDVNDSALMSCGREDVLRRCGDRWKLARRTIIADESVLRMQNLAVFL from the coding sequence ATGAGAAAGCCGTTGCCGTTTAACGACATTCGCCACCTTGAGGCGCATCAGTTCCTGGTTGACGAGGCGTACCTGCTCGACGCCCAGGACTATGCGGTGTGGTTGGACACGCTGACCGCCGACGTCCGCTACGCCATGCCGGTGCGCGTCACGACCGCGCGGGGCGCCGGGTTCGGCGCGTCGGCGGAAAGGGGGCCCGGCATGCACCATTTCGACGAGGACAAATACTCGCTGAGCCAGCGGGTCGCGCGGCTGGGCACCGAGCACGCGTGGGCCGAGGATCCGCCGTCGCGGCTGCGCCACTTCGTCACCAACGTGCGCACCTTCACCGGCGACGACGAGGCCCACCTGCTGGTCGAATCGGCCGAACTGCTGTTCCGCAGCCGGGGCGACGTCAACGACAGCGCCCTGATGTCGTGCGGGCGCGAGGACGTGTTGCGCCGGTGCGGCGATCGGTGGAAGCTTGCCCGCCGCACCATCATCGCCGACGAATCGGTGCTGAGGATGCAGAACCTCGCGGTGTTTCTATGA